The Catharus ustulatus isolate bCatUst1 unplaced genomic scaffold, bCatUst1.pri.v2 scaffold_62_arrow_ctg1, whole genome shotgun sequence genome includes the window ctcattggtcactcagtggtcgCTTCTCCCCCTCCGACCACTGCAGACACCACTCCATGGCATTCTGGAACATTCTGAGCCAGGGCCTGTGCCCGGCCTTGCTGCGTCCGGCCGTGGCCGCGCTCCGGCCGGCccaggggcactgccaggcGCGCACTGACCACTTGGGGTGCGGCATGGCCACCAGGTGCTGGCCGCAGGTCACCAGCGCGGTCACGCCCCGGCTGGAGCCATTGGGGTTCATGGGGTAGCACTCAGTGGGGACGCCGCAGTCATCGACGTAGCGCAGCGCGGCCAGGCCGGACTGGACACTGCGCG containing:
- the LOC117011481 gene encoding phosphoribosylformylglycinamidine synthase-like isoform X3, with protein sequence MSPVSHLGLGDTFSLGVCNGCQLMALLGWVGTLPPDVPTGLAGAVALERNLSGRFESRFVTVRVEPGPALMLRGMEGVRLGVWVAHGEGWFQFRPPSLLTRSVQSGLAALRYVDDCGVPTECYPMNPNGSSRGVTALVTCGQHLVAMPHPKWSVRAWQCPWAGRSAATAGRSKAGHRPWLRMFQNAMEWCLQWSEGEKRPLSDQ
- the LOC117011481 gene encoding phosphoribosylformylglycinamidine synthase-like isoform X5; amino-acid sequence: MHVPTGLAGAVALERNLSGRFESRFVTVRVEPGPALMLRGMEGVRLGVWVAHGEGWFQFRPPSLLTRSVQSGLAALRYVDDCGVPTECYPMNPNGSSRGVTALVTCGQHLVAMPHPKWSVRAWQCPWAGRSAATAGRSKAGHRPWLRMFQNAMEWCLQWSEGEKRPLSDQ
- the LOC117011481 gene encoding phosphoribosylformylglycinamidine synthase-like isoform X4, whose product is MGCARQRGLEQPGTADLCDGDGEGSDGQPDPVPGEMHVPTGLAGAVALERNLSGRFESRFVTVRVEPGPALMLRGMEGVRLGVWVAHGEGWFQFRPPSLLTRSVQSGLAALRYVDDCGVPTECYPMNPNGSSRGVTALVTCGQHLVAMPHPKWSVRAWQCPWAGRSAATAGRSKAGHRPWLRMFQNAMEWCLQWSEGEKRPLSDQ